In the genome of Naumovozyma dairenensis CBS 421 chromosome 7, complete genome, the window TTGGCGTAACTGTAACTTGATGAGAGGCATCAATACTAGAATTCATCATTGCCTTAAGTTCAATTCCATTTTCCTTCATTATGTTTATGTCTGTAATAGTCTCATTTAAAGAGGTTGATCCCATTGCAGagtttgatttttttaGAGGTGCTTGCTGTACAGACACTTGGAGTTTTCGACGATTAGCCTCAATTTTTAGTTTCAGTTTTCTCTCCTCTAGTTCCTTTACTAGCTCTGatatatcatctttattcaaCTGTAAGGTCGTAGGTGGTCTTCCTAACATTTGCTAGTTTTCTGGAACTCTTGATGCTGGTAAAGCTATTCTTAAATATTCGTACCTTAAGATTGATTAGTCTCGTCAACGCCTGAAAGTGTCAATCGTTGTTTTTACTATATTGCTTATCGCCACTGATtgagaaatattatcacTTTAAAGAAGAGAATAGAAATAATGGAATAAAAGATGTGTTTAAGTTTTTATGCTGTACTTTTCTCTAGTTTAAAAAAACAGAAAAGAAGCCTTGTTGGCGCNNNNNNNNNNNNNNNNNNNNAGCCTTGTTGGCGCAATCGGTAGCGCGTGTGACTCTTAATCACAAGGTTAGGGGTTCGAGCCCCTACAGgctttatatttttaatattttgatatatttttatgacTGATAATAAGAAACGACACACAAGAGAAGGCTTATGGGCTGAATAGTCTTATATTGTTCTCTCTGCTTTTAAGAAGCTAAGgttcaaatataataaccAAGCCATATTTTACATGATTGTAAAATATGGGTTGGATAATAGACCAAAATCTAAACTTCTTAAAGATAGAGAGTAGAATTTAGGATTCTAACAAATAGATGATCGGGTTCCTCTctttatatagtataaacaataactaataaagagatatatataacttaCTGAAATACCTCTAATTCTAGTTCAACTTTCAGTccttttataatctttccaaaatacttttttcttcaacgTTTCTAATTACGTGTCGATAACTGCTGGAAGGATACTTGTAGTAAGtgttactattaatatcctGTGGTAAATGTTTAGATATCAAGTTTGGTACAACGTCCTCTAATATGACGCGAAATGATTACGGAACCTGGTAAAGGCtggaatgatatttttaataaggtactattaatatcctaTGGTGAGAGTACAAATATCAAGTTTGGTACAACGTCTTCTACAAAGACACAAACTAATAATTACCAAAAATGGTAAAGACGTGTAAGACTACAGGCATCGACGCGACACGATAGTTGAATTATCGTGTCTACCAGCGTTAAGTTACATTTTCGTGTTtctgtttcatcatcaagaaaGGTATAAATAGACCAATAACTCGAAGTTTCAATTcctattttttcttatttattttcaagaaaGACGAACCTTTTTACACACATTATAAGGAAAATTAACTCTTGCTATAATTCATAACAAacataatcaatttttagGATGGAAAATATAACCACAATATCAGAGAAATATGAGAAAGGATGCTTCCGAGCGATTCTAGATGTTCATATAAAATCTCGTTGAAGTCGTGCATGCATAAAGCAAAACTCTTAATCATGAACACAGCTCTCAAAGTCCTTTCGACTAGGTGCTCGGCAGGACACTCTAAATACATGTAGGTTTGATTAGGAGAGACTAATCCAGAACGCCTGAGTACACACTCAGCAAAACCATACAACTTAACCGACCCAATACATAACTCTTGTACGCATGGCCGGCCGAAACCGTAGAAGTGGCtgcaatcaaaaacaatcttaataataaataaataacaCTTACATGACAGTCGACTCaattcaacaaaagatattcaattataattcaatagaCGTTATACAGCTACAAACATGTACGGTGCATGACGTAGTTCCAGTCATTACTTCGAACCTCAgaacttcataataatacttGACTCAACTTGACTGATAACTGACGACGCATAATTTCGTGACAGTAATTactaaattaattataaaCTAGACATACTTCTTTGTGACACTTGGACGTGAGGCTAATACTTGGGTATCACAAtctgatatttttatgattTCAATTAAAAAGGGCGTGTGGTCTAGTGGTATGATACCCGCTTTGGGATCTAGTTTTCTCAGAAAATGCGGGTGGCCCGGGGTTCAATTCCCCGCTCGCCccttgataaatttttaactTTTAAATCATCGTTTTTTTCATAAATACGAAAAATCTGTCCAAAAATaggtttttttttattctgtaagttttttttcctttctgGAACTTCTTATGTAgttgaaataatattatatgttCAGcgattatttattaatagttGTTTGTACGTCCGGTAAGCATATTcgttatatttttaatattgaaattcgCAATGGATTTGAACCCACGATATATCCGTGGCTTACAAACAATTAGAAATTCAGTCCAAAGAACACTCTGTAtaaatggtaataatataacGTCTCTTAGGATCACTTTAAAAATGACTAATGATTCAGTGACGAGTGTACCAGTATTCTGCTTCGTAGTATCAGGGTATAGtttgtttctttctctttctaaAGCATTTTGGAAGACTTGTTGGAATCGAGTGTCTGGTATCACAATCGTTTTcatattttccaaagatATGGGCTTACTTCTTAATCtcttcaatatcttctCTCGTCATCTGAGTAGTTGCAGTAGATCTTCCAGACGGAACTTCCTTAATTGTTTTTAAAGTTGAAATATTACCTATTACCCGGGTCATATAAATCttccatttttgaaaagttgGAAAAGTGGAAAATAAACTTATTGAAAGGTTGAAATAAAGAAACCACTGGCCAAGGTTTTCTATGTGGAAGACAGTGGATCAGAATATCGAGTACATATAAGGCAGCTTGTCGTATCATATAGTATCGTTATTTACTAGTTGAAAACCTTGGCAAGCTACGTATTCCCATTACCCTGaatacaaataaaaacaaagaacAACGATGAGTGAAGAGGGTCCACAAGTGAAAATAAGAGAAGCAACGAAGGATAATGTTGATTTTATCTTATCTAATATAGATTTAGCCCTAGCTAATTCTTTCCGTCGAGTGATGATTGCAGAGATTCCTACATTAGCCATTGATTCGGTTCAAATTGAAACCAACACTACGGTACTAGCTGATGAATTTATCGCTCATAGATTGGGGTTGATACCTTTACAAAGTACAGATattgaacaattagaaTATAGTCGTGATTGTTTCTGTGAGGATCATTGTGATAAATGTTCTGTTGTGTTGACTTTACAAGCGTTTGGGGAGAGTGAAAGTACTACGAATGTTTATGCAAAGGATTTAGTTATtgtttctaatttattaGGTCGTAATATTGGTCATCCTATAATACAAGATAAGGAAAATAATGGTGTATTGATATGTAAATTAAGAAAGGGacaagaattgaaattgacaTGTGTGGCAAAGAAGGGGATAGCCAAGGAACATGCGAAATGGGGGCCTGCGGCAgcaattgaatttgaatatgatccatggaataaattgaaacataCTGATTATTGGTATGAACAAGATCCTCAAAAGGAATGGCCGAATTCTAAGAATTGTGAATATGAAGATCCTCCAAATGAAGGGGAACCATTTGATTATAAAGCTAAAGCTGAGACTTTCTATATGAATGTGGAAACTGTTGGTTCTATTTCTGTCGATCAAGTCGTTGTAAGAGGTATAAATACTTTACAACAAAAGGTGGCATCCATATTACTAGCTTTAACACAGATggatcaagaaaaaatgcAATATGCGACTGTTACCGAGGGACAACAGGGCAATAATATGATGAATCAAGATGTTGATATGGATGGAGATGCATACGCAAATGGAGCTAATAATCAACCGGGAGCTTATAACGATGCCTGGTAGCGGGGGGACGCAAGTtaagaagaagacaaacaaataataccGCATATCCATCCAAGTACCAATTgatatacatatatatatatttattggtCTTATCGCGGACTGAAATACATATATAGTCGgtagtaataatttatatgAACAGTTTTGTATCAATAGACTTATACGTTAACACATATAAGCATAGCACCACTAGCCAAACATATATGTGCTAAGTATTACAAAGAACAACCTTGCTCACAGCACAGAGATACTATGTACATCTATACGTTTTAGAAACATTTTCGCCTTTTATCTTCCtgtaaaaaatattaaaaagtgaaacaaaaaaaaaaatcaaacaaaGCTCATCGCGAGAACTTAATATACATTGATTATATTAGCGTTCCTTAACTATATCACTATGAGAACGTCCAACTTGAACTTGAGTTTAAATTTGTAATCGCATTGAAGTGTAAGCAACTAAAGGATGGgatccaataataataatagtgatgaagatacagaatatttaaaagcATTAGAAGCTCAAAGGCTTGCTTTTGAAAGTCAATTTGGATCATTAGAATCGATGGGATTTGAAGATAAGACTAAAGATATTACCGTTGGGTCTGATTCTTCATCACACAACTCGGATAGTGATATcaatgataacaataatgatgatgacgaagaagaagattctGAGAATGATGGTGATAGCGATTCCGATAGCGATATCGATGTCGGTAGCCGTGATAATGAAACGAAAGTAACTGAAAAATCTAGTAGCATGATCACACGTGGACCAAAAGTGATTACCTTTAATGGGCCAGCAGATGATTTCATTGCACCATCCAAGAAggataaaaaattattaagtaGTGGGAAATCTCTGATACatactattattaaagaacaagaaagtgaagaaagagaaatgaatgataataagaatgataatgaaaatctTGAAGAAGAGAACTTACAGAATGATATTGAGTTACAACAATTTTTGAAGGAATCTCATCTCTTAAGTgctttcaataataataattcgacttcttcttcaattacAAGTGGTGTCGCATTAACTTTACAAGGTATGAATGGGAGTAAAAGTGATTCCATTGCGTATCAAGATGATCAAGTGATGGGGAAGGCTAGAGCACGTACTTTGGAAATGCGGTTGAATGGATTATCGAAGATAAATGGAcattccaaaaatattgataaattagaaaaagtACCGATGCATGTTAGGAAAGGTATGATTAAGAAACATGTAGAGAGGATTCAAAGATATGAAAAAGACGCTGCAGAAGGTGGTATTGTTCTTTCGAAAGTTAAAAAGGGGCAATTTAGAAAGATTGAATCCACATATAAAAAAGATATCGAAAGGCGTATTGGTCAGAGTATTAAAAggaaagatattgaaagaaatacTAGAAGAGAACGTGGCCTTAAGATTAATACGATCGGTAGGTCTACGAGGAACGGGTTGGTGGTCTCGAAAAGTAGACATTGAACGTATCGGTGGTGGTGATAGTAGATCACATGGTAGAGGTGGTCGTGGAGGAAGTAAAAATGGGCGTGGACGTGGGCGTGGACGTCATTAAAGGTAAAAATAGCATACCATGTCATACATAGATTCAATTACATAAAAAACTACGCATATTGTTCAATAATTTACATTCAATAGTTGCAATTTGCTATTACAAGTAGGTTagatttatataattacaTGATAGTCCTATTTACATCACATTGTGGATTCTTTCATCCCAATGCGCTTGCATACtttgaaatgaaaaaagagaaaaatcatgagcaagagaagaagataagTTTCGGAGCAGCACATTAATCTCATATCTAGACACCACTAGGCTTGCTTACACTAGTGTCCAGCTTTTAATATCTTCTATAACCTTGATTGTTTGTGACGTTATTTTATtaagtatatatttaacGTTCTCTTTCTGTGACATTTTCCTTTACGCTCCTCTAAATTTCGCGATGATTTGCAAAGCCacatttaaatttttgaagagCATCATGAAGAACAAAGAAAGAGAGAGAGTCAGTCATCGAGAGGTGTCTGGCAACTGGGCACATAAAAGAGCAAAActaaacaaaatattaaaacATTCAGACTGCTACTTTTCAGTATTTTTGATCCTACACATATATTTGCAGCTCTAtcattaaagaagaaaggaaaaatacCATATTCAGGGTTTTTTTTATCGTGTATCCACTTTGCAAACTTGCTATTCCAACTTAATACCGTCTTTTAGAAATACTTTAATATCTAGTAACACACAAGGGAGTAAGAAGCCCCCCATATCGAATAGACAAGTTCTGACATATAATGATGTACTTAGACGCTGGGAAATCGTCGTTTTTAGATGttgttgaaaaatatgtGAAGGAAAAAGGCAGCTCACCACCAGGCAATGCTGAGACCAGTGGTAGtaattataaatatgatGAACATCTAACTGCCACTATGAAGACGATCACTATACCAAAGATTAACCAAAATGTATATGAAGATATTACTGGTAATAATAGCAATACCAATAAAAATCAACCAGACGCAGACTTTACCACTAAGCAACCCTTCCAAAATGAGAACAATAAGATCAGAatcaaagaatatattaatatttcggagacatcatcttcttcctttgCTAATGGTGATAAAGGTAATGTTGCCGAAAACGATGACATCCATAATGATGAACATTTACCTACTGAAAGCCTATTCAAAGATACTCGAGATTCTAGCACACACCATTATCACACAACCGAAAATATGACGTATTGGAACTCTAcatcattaaatgatttagaCAAGTTCGTGTCCTCATTTCCAACAAAGGACAATATGACTAACTTGGTGaatgatttttatttaaatacCGCTAAGGATAATAACACCATCGACACGAATATAGATGTCACATCACATTTacaaacaacaagaaatatCTCAATTGGTGAAGGGGATCACATGCCATTCAAGACAGAACCTGTtaagaaaaggaaaactTCAAAAATAGATAAAAAAGTTTCATTTTCTCCAAGGCCTTCACCATTAGTGTCTAATTTTACTGCATCCTCGAACT includes:
- the CDC26 gene encoding anaphase promoting complex subunit CDC26 (similar to Saccharomyces cerevisiae CDC26 (YFR036W); ancestral locus Anc_7.199) is translated as MLGRPPTTLQLNKDDISELVKELEERKLKLKIEANRRKLQVSVQQAPLKKSNSAMGSTSLNETITDINIMKENGIELKAMMNSSIDASHQVTVTPRVTTHPTIDDGSDNPFYKREL
- the NDAI0G01990 gene encoding uncharacterized protein (similar to Saccharomyces cerevisiae ADL119W (Scer_YGOB_ADL119W); ancestral locus Anc_7.195): MKTIVIPDTRFQQVFQNALERERNKLYPDTTKQNTGTLVTESLVIFKVILRDVILLPFIQSVLWTEFLIVCKPRIYRGFKSIANFNIKNITNMLTGRTNNY
- the RPB3 gene encoding DNA-directed RNA polymerase II core subunit RPB3 (similar to Saccharomyces cerevisiae RPB3 (YIL021W); ancestral locus Anc_7.194), with the translated sequence MSEEGPQVKIREATKDNVDFILSNIDLALANSFRRVMIAEIPTLAIDSVQIETNTTVLADEFIAHRLGLIPLQSTDIEQLEYSRDCFCEDHCDKCSVVLTLQAFGESESTTNVYAKDLVIVSNLLGRNIGHPIIQDKENNGVLICKLRKGQELKLTCVAKKGIAKEHAKWGPAAAIEFEYDPWNKLKHTDYWYEQDPQKEWPNSKNCEYEDPPNEGEPFDYKAKAETFYMNVETVGSISVDQVVVRGINTLQQKVASILLALTQMDQEKMQYATVTEGQQGNNMMNQDVDMDGDAYANGANNQPGAYNDAW
- the FAF1 gene encoding Faf1p (similar to Saccharomyces cerevisiae FAF1 (YIL019W); ancestral locus Anc_7.192) — translated: MGSNNNNSDEDTEYLKALEAQRLAFESQFGSLESMGFEDKTKDITVGSDSSSHNSDSDINDNNNDDDEEEDSENDGDSDSDSDIDVGSRDNETKVTEKSSSMITRGPKVITFNGPADDFIAPSKKDKKLLSSGKSLIHTIIKEQESEEREMNDNKNDNENLEEENLQNDIELQQFLKESHLLSAFNNNNSTSSSITSGVALTLQGMNGSKSDSIAYQDDQVMGKARARTLEMRLNGLSKINGHSKNIDKLEKVPMHVRKGMIKKHVERIQRYEKDAAEGGIVLSKVKKGQFRKIESTYKKDIERRIGQSIKRKDIERNTRRERGLKINTIGRSTRNGLVVSKSRH